In Micromonas commoda chromosome 16, complete sequence, the genomic window CAGCGGAAGAGaccgacgatggcggcggatTGGGACACGCTCGGCGAACTGCCCAGCGACTTCTCCGAATCGGACGAGCCTTGACGGGGTCGACAAGTGACTGACTGATACGGCACCAAACAGGCGAGGACGTGAGTTTTATACGCTTATGTATATTAGCCGAGTAAATGCTACTCGCTCGAAATCAATCACCCTCCATGCCTCTAGGCGCCGGCTCGATCTATTACCGAGTCGCGCGCCTCACAAAGGCATCAATCATCTCGCACAATGTTCCCACAGTCGCGGCTAGGCTATTGGCCAACCGCTTACTTCCACCAGGGCTCGAGGCCGGTGCGGAAGTCGGTCTCGGTCCAGGGAGAgaacacgacgacgtccgcctcgtTGATGttggcgtgcgcgagggcgagggagaggggcgcggggccgcGGATCACCTTACCCTCGTTGTTGTACTGGGAGCCGTGGCAAGGGCACTTGAACTTGTTCTCAGCCTTGTTCCAGGGCACGACGCAGCCAAGGTGGGTGCACACGGCGTTGAGGCCGTAGTTCTCGATGGTGCCGTCATCCTTAACGATGATGTAGGTGGCGTCACCCTGCGTTGGTCGAAGGGAAGGGGGAGGTTGGAAGGTCagcggaggtgctcgagaGCGCGCAAATTATTTTCGACCACTGGGAAGCCGTAGCGCTTATCCGGGTGAGGGTAAAATCGGGGCCGCGTTCCCGGGGGACTTAtccacgcgacgcgcgtcacgagcggacgcgatcgcgggatgcgcgcacgcgcgtgCGCATGCGATGGCATGAACTCGTCGATCGCGGTTCGTTCGACGCGcatgccgcgcgcgcggcgcgcgcgtcgacccccgctccaccgcggcccGAACGATCGATTTGCCAACTGTCATACTCTAATAAATACGCACCTTGAGGCCCTGGGAGAGGGTGcggtcgcccgcgaggtggGTCTTGAGCCACTCCTTGGACTTGACGTCGTTGCCGTTCTTGTCCTTGGCGGGCTGGCCAGCAccaccgccacccgcgcTGTTAGTTGAGGGGAGAGGTGGGAACGCGACGGGTCAGTCGGATGTCCAAGGCGCGGGGAGCGTCGAGCGCCCCCCCCTGAGCGATCAGTGTGACGTTGCAAAGATTTTCCCGGACCCTAGGCGCGCGGAGTATGCGCTCCACGCGACTGCGCGATCGAGACTCACCTGGGAGGCACGAAGAAGTAGGCGTAGCCGCCAACGAGGGAGGTGGCGGGGAGGCCGATGGCGCCAACGAGAAGGAGGTTCATCACGTTGCGCTTGCCCATGTCGGGGACCTCGCCGGAAGCGGCAGCGGCCTTCACGGTGCGGGCCACAGccttgggcgcggacgcggcctTCTTGTTGAGGCCGCGGACGTTGCACCCGAGCTTGGCAGACATGGTCATGGAGGTCATGGAAGCCATGGTATTGACTTTCCACTTGACGGTGTGTGTCGTTATGACGTTCCCGCGCGTTCTCCGGGCGCGCTTAGAGGCGATCCGGATAGTCCAGCCAAAACTCAGTCTCTATCCTGTCCTGCAGCCATCAGCCAATCAGATTTCGCCGCTGCTCGTTTCAAGAATTGGGGAAAATTGAACTCGCGTTTCTTGAGTCCTTCGATGTACGGGCGAGGATGACGGTTTGCGACCGGGAAAATCAAAAATTGGCGCCGATACCAGCCAAACCGAGAAGGTTCGAATCAGGAGGACAGGTCCAAACGCAACACGTGCAAAAAGGGAGAATTTGTTCAACGGGTTGCCCACCGAGTTCAGAATTGCGCGCGCGCAGTGGTCAAGAACCTGCGCGGACCGCTCACCGCCGTTCCAAAACGCACCAAAGCACTCCTGACACGCGACTGCCTTCAAGCCGAGCGACATGGAGACTCCCGGGAAGAAGCCCAAGAAGTCCATGTACTACAAGATGATGCGCAAGGCGGGGTTGAAGAAGAAAATGGAGACGGATCCGACGCAGTGGGCGCAGGagaccccggcgccgccgtccaagAAAGGCGCCAAGTACATGGCGATGGGCGATGTCGTGAGGACCGagggccacggcggcggcgtcgcggccgacGGGCCGGTCGCCGCGATTAATCCCAGGCGCCGGAGGGACAGCGAGAATCGCAAGTCGGCCGAGGCGCAGACCGCCTTTGCGCTGAGGGGGATCATCGCGGTgtccctcgtcgcgttcgtcgccgcggcgacgaaggacccggtgggcgtcgcgtcggtggtacacgcggcgctggacaaGAGCAGGACCGCCATGGCGGtctgcgcgctcgcggcggtgtccacgAGGCCGCGCCTGGGCttcatcatcgtcgtcgccgtcgccgcgtggacaatcgccgcgcacgcgctccaTCTGCCGGGCCTTCACGACATGTCCGTGCTCACGAACCTCGTCCCACCCGCCGTGTGGGATAGTTCACTGGTGGGTTTCGtgaagctcgcgctcctcggcgatcaCAAGTGAGGTTGTAACGAGTGAGGTTGGATCGAGAAGAAGAACCCGGGGGTTCGGACTACGACTACTACGACTAatacgccgacgcgacgccgacgccgtggtACATAGAAACGCACACAGAAGCGTCAATGCTAATTATCAttgtcctcgtcctcgttcgcggcgtctgGATcctccgcccgcctcgcgaaCGGATCCACGGGAGCGTACGTCATCTCCTCCGCTTTTCTTCCATCTTTGATCGCTCGCATTCGCTTTTCCGCCGCTTCCCTCTTGTCCAACTCGGCCAGCAAGCCGAGCACCTGCTCCTCCGTCAACACCGGCGGATCGACGTGCTCCGGCTGGGTCTCCCAGTGTTTCGTCCACGCCACGTCCAGCCGATTCGTCGCCACTTCGAGCCACGCCGTCGACTCCAACTGCGCCGGGTCGAAGAGCTGCGCCAGGTGCGCAGAGTGCGGCGCCATGCCCTCGCTCGTGCATCCCCGTCCTGCCACGTTCCGTCccagcaccgccgccagATCCTCCATCTCGAGCACGTTGTACGCCACGTGCTTACAGAACTTCCAGCTGAACTGGTCCTTCCGCCGCAGCAGCCCGGCGGTGaacgcctccttctcctcgtgGCTCAGCACGCCGTACACGAGCCCGTAGAACCTCTtgacctcgtcctcgtccttgcCCACCTCGCAGAGCTCCAGCTTGTACGTCAGCAGCTCGCACGCCCTGTCGTTGTTGGCTATGAACACGATGAGCAGCAGCCGCACGGTGTTCTG contains:
- the PETC gene encoding cytochrome b6/f complex iron-sulfur subunit, chloroplast precursor (Rieske iron-sulfur protein of cytochrome b6f Target and ChloroP predict 36aa cTP); this encodes MSAKLGCNVRGLNKKAASAPKAVARTVKAAAASGEVPDMGKRNVMNLLLVGAIGLPATSLVGGYAYFFVPPSAGGGGAGQPAKDKNGNDVKSKEWLKTHLAGDRTLSQGLKGDATYIIVKDDGTIENYGLNAVCTHLGCVVPWNKAENKFKCPCHGSQYNNEGKVIRGPAPLSLALAHANINEADVVVFSPWTETDFRTGLEPWWK
- a CDS encoding predicted protein, whose amino-acid sequence is METPGKKPKKSMYYKMMRKAGLKKKMETDPTQWAQETPAPPSKKGAKYMAMGDVVRTEGHGGGVAADGPVAAINPRRRRDSENRKSAEAQTAFALRGIIAVSLVAFVAAATKDPVGVASVVHAALDKSRTAMAVCALAAVSTRPRLGFIIVVAVAAWTIAAHALHLPGLHDMSVLTNLVPPAVWDSSLVGFVKLALLGDHK